A window of Salmo trutta chromosome 5, fSalTru1.1, whole genome shotgun sequence contains these coding sequences:
- the LOC115194159 gene encoding serine/threonine-protein phosphatase PP1-beta catalytic subunit, with protein MAEGELDVDSLIARLLEVRGCRPGKIVQMSEAEVRGLCIKSREIFLSQPILLELEAPLKICGDIHGQYTDLLRLFEYGGFPPEANYLFLGDYVDRGKQSLETICLLLAYKIKYPENFFLLRGNHECASINRIYGFYDECKRRFNIKLWKTFTDCFNCLPIAAIVDEKIFCCHGGLSPDLQSMEQIRRIMRPTDVPDTGLLCDLLWSDPDKDVQGWGENDRGVSFTFGADVVSKFLNRHDLDLICRAHQVVEDGYEFFAKRQLVTLFSAPNYCGEFDNAGGMMSVDETLMCSFQILKPSEKKAKYQYGGMNSGRPVTPPRTAVPPKKR; from the exons TGCGGGGATGTCGCCCTGGGAAGATCGTGCAGATGTCAGAGGCTGAGGTGAGGGGCCTCTGCATCAAGTCCAGAGAGATCTTCCTCAGCCAGCCCATCCTCCTGGAACTGGAGGCTCCCCTCAAAATCTGTG gtgACATCCACGGCCAGTACACGGACCTGCTGCGGCTCTTTGAGTACGGGGGCTTCCCGCCCGAGGCCAACTACCTGTTCCTGGGGGACTACGTGGACCGAGGGAAGCAGTCCCTGGAAACCATCTGTCTACTGCTGGCCTACAAGATCAAATACCCAGAGAACTTCTTCCTGCTCAGGGGCAACCACGAGTGTGCCTCCATCAACCGTATCTACGGTTTCTACGACGAGT GTAAGCGCAGATTCAACATAAAGCTGTGGAAGACATTTACTGACTGCTTCAACTGCCTTCCCATCGCTGCCATCGTGGATGAGAAGATCTTCTGTTGCCATGGAG GCCTCTCTCCAGACCTGCAGTCTATGGAGCAGATCCGTCGCATCATGAGACCCACAGACGTCCCTGACACGG gGTTGCTGTGTGACCTGCTGTGGTCGGACCCAGACAAAGACGTTCAGGGTTGGGGGGAGAACGACCGTGGGGTCTCGTTCACATTTGGGGCTGATGTGGTCAGCAAGTTCCTCAACCGTCACGATCTGGACCTCATCTGCAGAGCCCACCAG GTGGTGGAGGATGGATACGAGTTCTTTGCCAAGCGGCAGCTGGTGACTCTGTTCTCAGCTCCTAACTACTGTGGAGAGTTTGACAATGCCGGCGGCATGATGAGTGTTGACGAGACCCTGATGTGCTCCTTCCAG ATCCTGAAGCCATCTGAGAAGAAGGCCAAGTACCAGTACGGAGGGATGAACTCCGGCCGACCCGTCACCCCGCCCCGCACAGCTGTCCCGCCAAAGAAACGGTGA